CTAGCGGGCCTCAAGCCGGGTGAGCAAGTGCTCGTGCCTGGCGTCAGTACTCAGGGTCGTTGAGATGGTACAGGCAACCGGCCACGAAGATCGCTCGACGGGTACCGGACACACGGACGTGCTGTCGCGCATCGTCCGAATATTCCTCGAGTCAAATCTCTCGATCATTCTGATCGTGTTTTCCTTGTTGCTGGGCGCAGCGGCGCTGTTTTTGACCGCGCGCGAAGAGGACCCACAGATCGTCGTCCCGTTGGCCGACGTTTACGTGCGATTTCCCGGGCGTTCGGCGGCCGAGGTGGAGCAGCTCATTGCGACGCCGCTGGAACGCGTGCTGTATCAGATCGACGGCGTCGAATACGTCTACAGCATGTCGCGCGACAATTTCGCGATCATCACCGTCCGGTTCTACGTCGGGCAGGACCGCGAGCGCAGCCTGGTCAAGCTGTTGACGAAGCTGAACGAAAACCAGGACCTGGTGCCTCCTGGCTTGGGCGGCTGGATCGTCAAACCGGTCGAAATCGACGACGTGCCGGTCGTCACCCTGACCCTGTCCGGCGCGAATCGCGACTCCTACACCTTGCGTCGACTTGGCGAAGAGTTGGTCGAGCGGTTGGCAGCGCTGCCGAAGGTATCGCGGGCATATGTTGTGGGCGGCGAACCGCGAACCGTTCACCTGGAGCTCTTGCCGCAACGGCTGGTCGCCTACGGCGTCAGCCCCTTGGAGGTTCAACGCGCGATCGGGCAGTCAAACGTAACCGAGTCGGCCGGCAGCTTTACGCAGGCTGATCGCGTGATCCACGTCGATGCCGGCCTGATGTTGGACAGCGCTGAGCAACTCCGCGAGATCGTGGTCGGCATCCACGACGACCGGCCCGTGTTTCTCAAAGACGTCGCCACCGTGCGCGATGGGCCGGCTGAGCCTGTCAACTATGTGCGGCATGGTTGGGGGCCGGCGCGCGGCTTTGCCGCGCACGCGGGGTCTGCCGGCACGCTGCTCGGTACGCACGCCGGGCCGCCCGCGGCCACCGAGTCCGCTACCTCCGCGGTGACGCTGGCATTGTCCAAGCAAAAGGGCGCCAATGCCGTGGCTGTCGCCGATTCTGTGCTTGCCGAGGCACAGCGCCTGCGGCACGAGATGTTGCCCGACGACGTCGAGCTGATCGTGACGCGCAATTATGGCCTGACCGCCAATGAAAAGGTCAACGAGCTGGTCGAGGCCCTGGGCGTGGCCATCGTCATCGTGATCGCATTGCTCACGCTGAGCCTCGGTTGGCGCGAGGCGCTGATCGTCGCGGTGGCCGTCCCCGTGGTTTTCGGGCTGACACTGGCGATCAACCTGCTGGCCGGCTACACGATCAATCGCGTCACGCTGTTCGCGTTGATCCTGGCGCTGGGGTTGTTGGTTGACGACCCGATCGTCGATGTGGAGAACATCACGCGACATTTCGAGGAAAAGCGCAAGGCGACGCGCGACATCGTGCTCGACGCCGTGGCCGAAATCCGGCCGCCGCTGATCAGCGCCACCTTGGCGGTCATCGTCAGCTTTCTGCCGATGTTTTTCATCACCGGGATGATGGGGCCGTACATGGCGCCGATGGCCCTGAACGTGCCGGTCTCGATGTTCATGTCGATGGTCGTGGCGTTCACCATCACGCCTTGGCTCAGCTATCACGTGCTCAAGAGCCGGTTCCACCGTCCGGACGAAGCGGGGCATCCCGCCGCTGTCGGGCAGCAACCTGCCTTGTACGACCCGGCCGTGGTGCAACAGTCGCGTTTGTATCGCTTGTTTCGGCCCTTGATGCTGCCGTTGCTGACTTCGAGATGGCGGGCCGGCGCGTTCTTGTTGGTCATCGGGCTGCTGACTCTAGGGGCGATGATGCTCGCGGCGACGCGCGCGGTGCCGCTCAAGATGCTGCCCTTCGACAACAAGAACGAGCTGGTGCTCATTCTCGATCTGCCGGAGGGGACAACGCTCGAGCGAACCAGCGCCGTCGCTCGCGACGTCGAGCGCGAGGTGGCCGGCCTGCCCGAGGTGACCGATTACACAAGCTACGTCGGCGTCGCCGGGCCGATTGACTTCAACGGTCTGGTTCGACACTACTATCTGCGCGGAGCACCTGAACAGGCCGAGTTGCGCGTGAATCTCGTCGGCAAGAAGCATCGGCAACAGCAAAGCCACGCGATCGGGCTCCGCGTGCGGAATCGCTTGACCGAGCTGGCTCAGCACCACGGAGCCGTGCTCAAGATCGTCGAATTGCCGCCGGGACCGCCCGTGCTGGCGTCGCTCGTGGCGGAGATCTACGGCCAGCCCGACCACAGCTACGAGCAGCTACTCGCCGCCGCGCGGACCACGGCCGATCGATTTCGCGCCGAGCCGGGAGTGGTCGACGTCGACGACGTGTATGAAGCGGCCGTCGAAAAGCTGGTCTTCAATGTCGATCAAGAGAAGGCGGCGCTCTCCGGAGTCAGTGCCCGCGACCTGGCGGACACCCTGCAACTCGCCCTGGGCGGTTCGGACTCGGAGACGTTGCGCGTCGAGGCAGAGCGACACCCGCTGCGGATCAACCTTCGCGTGCCGCGTTCCATACGATCGACCGAACACCAATTGAGCCAGATCTACGTCCGCGGTCGCGATCAGGCGATGGTGCCGTTGGCCGAGCTTGGTACCTGGACGACCGGCCGCGTCGGCCAGACCATTTATCACAAGAACCTGGCCCGGGTCGCGTATGTGTTTGCCGAAACCGCCGGGCGGCCGCCGGCCGATTGCGTGGTCGACATCCTAGGCGATCTCCAGGCTTCGACGCTGACCACGTCAACTCAAGCTCCTGCCGCAGCGCGCCCGGTGGCCGACCGGACGTTTATCGATCCGCGCGGCGGTGTGCCTTGGAGCCTGCCCACAGGCATCGCCGTGCGTTTCGCCGGCGAGGGTGAATGGAAGATCACGCTCGACGTGTTTCGCGACCTGGGGCTCGCCTTTGGCGCCGCGCAGGTGATGATCTATATCATCCTCGTCGCGCAGACCGGATCCTTCACGGTCCCGCTCATCGTGATGCTGGCGATTCCGCTCACCGTGCTCGGCGTCATGCCCGGGTTCTACTTCCTGAATTCGTTCCTAGGGCAACAGATCGGCGGATATGCCGATCCGGTGTATTTCACTGCCACGGCGATGATCGGAATGATCGCGCTGTCGGGTATCGTCACCCGTGATTCGATCATTCTGGTCGACTTCATTCAACTTGCGATGCGTAACGGCCGCACGCTGCTCGAGGCGATCCTGGAGAGCCGCGTCGTGCGGCTACGGCCCATTCTGCTCACCGCCGGCGCCGCGATGCTATCGAGTCTGCCGATCACGCTCGATCCCATCTTTTCCGGCCTGGGTTGGTCGTTGATTTTCGGCCTCCTCGCGTCGACGATTTTCACGCTGTTCGTGATTCCCATCACCTACTGGTTGGTCTACGCGCGCCGCGCGGGGTAATGCGCCGCTCGGGCTGCGGGGGCATATCGCGCGGCCGATTTATGGCGCGAGCAGTTCGTCGAGCGACTGGCCCGTGGCTTGCTTCAAGTCCAACTTGAGCAGGCGGGCCAACGTCGGCGCCACGCACGTATTGCTGACGAGATTCAAGCGCACGCCAGGCCGTATGCCGGCGCCCCAGGCGATCAGCGAGGCATGCAGGATCGGCAGGTGTTCGTCGTGGCCGTGCGTACCCTGCTTCTCCGGCTCCTCGACCAGGACGTCGCTTCCCGTGGCCTTCGCGGTAAACGCATAGCCATCGGCCGCAAACAAGATCATGTCCGGTGCGTGGGGATCGACACTCGGCTCCGCGACGCCGTGTTCGGACAATTGGCCGGGACCCGCAATCTTGCCGATACCGGGAACGTCGTCGAAGAACTTACGCAAGCGGGTGACAATGGCCTCGCGATGATCCGGATCGAGAATGTAGATCATGGCTGCGCCGCCTTGGACCACGGCGCGCACCGAGCCCCC
This Pirellulales bacterium DNA region includes the following protein-coding sequences:
- a CDS encoding efflux RND transporter permease subunit translates to MVQATGHEDRSTGTGHTDVLSRIVRIFLESNLSIILIVFSLLLGAAALFLTAREEDPQIVVPLADVYVRFPGRSAAEVEQLIATPLERVLYQIDGVEYVYSMSRDNFAIITVRFYVGQDRERSLVKLLTKLNENQDLVPPGLGGWIVKPVEIDDVPVVTLTLSGANRDSYTLRRLGEELVERLAALPKVSRAYVVGGEPRTVHLELLPQRLVAYGVSPLEVQRAIGQSNVTESAGSFTQADRVIHVDAGLMLDSAEQLREIVVGIHDDRPVFLKDVATVRDGPAEPVNYVRHGWGPARGFAAHAGSAGTLLGTHAGPPAATESATSAVTLALSKQKGANAVAVADSVLAEAQRLRHEMLPDDVELIVTRNYGLTANEKVNELVEALGVAIVIVIALLTLSLGWREALIVAVAVPVVFGLTLAINLLAGYTINRVTLFALILALGLLVDDPIVDVENITRHFEEKRKATRDIVLDAVAEIRPPLISATLAVIVSFLPMFFITGMMGPYMAPMALNVPVSMFMSMVVAFTITPWLSYHVLKSRFHRPDEAGHPAAVGQQPALYDPAVVQQSRLYRLFRPLMLPLLTSRWRAGAFLLVIGLLTLGAMMLAATRAVPLKMLPFDNKNELVLILDLPEGTTLERTSAVARDVEREVAGLPEVTDYTSYVGVAGPIDFNGLVRHYYLRGAPEQAELRVNLVGKKHRQQQSHAIGLRVRNRLTELAQHHGAVLKIVELPPGPPVLASLVAEIYGQPDHSYEQLLAAARTTADRFRAEPGVVDVDDVYEAAVEKLVFNVDQEKAALSGVSARDLADTLQLALGGSDSETLRVEAERHPLRINLRVPRSIRSTEHQLSQIYVRGRDQAMVPLAELGTWTTGRVGQTIYHKNLARVAYVFAETAGRPPADCVVDILGDLQASTLTTSTQAPAAARPVADRTFIDPRGGVPWSLPTGIAVRFAGEGEWKITLDVFRDLGLAFGAAQVMIYIILVAQTGSFTVPLIVMLAIPLTVLGVMPGFYFLNSFLGQQIGGYADPVYFTATAMIGMIALSGIVTRDSIILVDFIQLAMRNGRTLLEAILESRVVRLRPILLTAGAAMLSSLPITLDPIFSGLGWSLIFGLLASTIFTLFVIPITYWLVYARRAG